ATAAAATCGCTAAAATTATGCATAGCAAAGGCTAAAATTATAGCCTTAGACAATTTTTATTAACTAAAAATAGTAATGATACGTCATTTTTTATTTTTACTACTGTTCCCGTATATTGCCGAAGACAGAAATAACAACATCTTTTTTAATAGGATTATCGGTTTCTATAGTTATAGTATCAAAATAGCGGCCTGCTTCTTTTTTTGTATTTTCAATAGTTAAAGTATAAACAGTTTTATTCTCATTTTTTTGTTCTTCTAAGTGATATTTAAGGAATTCGCCTTCTTTTAAAGTAACTCCTCTGATTTTGGCATTATATTTTTCCATCGGAGTAATTTTAATTTCAGCTTTTATTTTTTCTCCGACTTTACCGAATAAAGTAATTCTTTGAGGATTAACGTCCATAAGTTGTTCTACAATACCTGTAATCGAAACTGATAGATTCGGCTGGTTTTTGTCGTTTGTTATAATATTAACAACTTGCTTGACTCTGTCTTTATATCCCCTGGTAGAAAATGTAACTGTAATCTTTTCTTCAGAACCGGGCTGGATTTCTCTAACCCCTGAAGCGGCAGTGCATCCACAGCTTGATTTCATTCTTTCTATTGCAAGAGGAGCATTTCCATTATTTCTTAAAATAAATTCGTGTTTAACTTCCGAACCTTCTATAGCCGAACCAAAATCATAAATTGATTCAGCTAAAAAAGCTATAGGAACTTTAGCTGTTTCTGAATTTTCGGCAAAAACAGGTAATGTTAATACAATTATAGCTATAGATATAGTTAAAAAAAATTGAGTTTTCATATTATTCATTACTCCTTTGTTGTTGTTGATCCATCATCATTTTCATAAATTGTTCTGGAGTTAATTTAAGTTGTTCATTTAATTTCTGGGTTTCTTTTTGAGCTTCTTTTTGTTTTAGTTCTTCTTCTTTTTTAACCTCATTTTGTATAAGCTCAGAAACAGCTTTTTCGCTCGGTATAATATCGTCTAATGGTAAAACCTTTGCGTCAGTTATAAATATATTATTCTTGCTATCTTTAAAAATAGTTACAAAATCAATGTTAGGACCATAAGGTCTAAGAGCGATTAATTTTGTCCTATCATTAACTTTAATAGCGTTTGATAAAAACTTATGAGTAGATATAGCTAAATCAATTCCATCTAACGAATTAATCAATTCTACAGTTTTATCATATCCGCAATGGGATAAAAGTATTACAACATCAACTTTAGGTCTTATTTCTGAAAGAATTTTTTTTATTTCTTTTTCAGGTGGAAGAGCGATAATAGTATTTTTCAATTTTTCATCGAATGCTTGTCCAATAAAATTTTCTCCTACAACGCCGATAATTCCGAAACTTATTTCACCAAAATTTTTTACTAAATATTTTTCTTTAAAAGGAAGGTTATTGGATTTATAAATGATGTTCGAAGTTACTATCGGAAAATAAAGATTACGGGTCATTTCTGTTAAAGAGTCTATTCCGAATATAAATTCATTATGACTTAAATTCAAACATGAATATCCCATTAAATTCATGGATTCAAAAATTAATTTTGCTCTATCTTCAGAAAAATTCTCTTTTGTTGAAAATATTCCTCCAATATCGAGTAATATAACATTTTGATTAAAACGCCTGAAAAGATTTGCCATATAAGCTCTTCGAGCAAGCCCTCCAGACGAAGGAGCGCATCCGCAAAGTTGAAACGGAGATATTTCTCCGTCTGTATTTCCCGTAAAAATTAACGTCACAGAATCGGAATCTGATATATTAGATAATGATTTACTGTCCGCAAAATTAGACGTAAAAATAAACAAAAATGTGCAAAAATAAACAAAAAATTTGACTTTCATCATAAATAAAGCCTCATTGATTTAAAGATTTAGATTTAAACGTAATAAACAATAAAAAAAATGCAGGGATAATAAAAGAAAAATCCCTTAACATTGTAAGCGCACTCATAGGGTCATCAGCTGAAGTTGAAAAACATCCGCAATTTATATCTAAACCTCGCGCTAAATTAAAAATAATTGCGGTTATAAATATCATTAATAAACCGGTGCTAATAAATATAGTGCCCGGCATCCAGATATTAAAAATTAACAATATCCCTAAAACAAGTTCAACCCAAGGAAGCGTAATTGCCGTAAAATTAATAAGCACATCCGGCAAAATTTGATAATTAAATACAGCCTTAGAAAAAGCTGTAGGATGAATTATTTTATCAATGCTCGCATAAATAAATACTCCGGCAAGAAAAAGTCTGCAAAACAACATTATAAAATAATATAATTTTCCGCTATGTATTAAATTTTGATTAGTATCTGCATAATCCATGATTTTACCTTCCGTTATTTTATTTGATTTATTCCAAAAAATTATTATGATTTCTAAACTAGAAATCTACACATGGCACAGACGGTCAGCTTGAACAAGAATGAGCTTCAAATTGATAAACATCTGCCGTAGAATCTTCAAGCCCTTTTGAATCTATAGCTACTACACTGAAAGTATAAAGGCCTGAGTCATTTACGCATATTTTGGAATTTTGCGTTTCAGATGTATATACCCAGCCTGTTGAAACAGGTCCGTCGAGCTTATATTTATAGGTTATAGGATCATTATCAGGGTCGATTCCTTCCCAAGTGAAAATAACAAAATGATTTCCCGAAAAATAAGTAGGAGGTCCAGTTTTAATATACGTTTGAGGAGCTCTATTAACAGGTTCAGCTTCTTTAACAATACATATACTCGCAGAACCCAATAAAGTTGTTCCTTGATATACTAACAATGTTATCTGATGATTTCCAGCTGAAAGCTTTGAACTTGAAATTTGTAAATCAATTCCTGTTCCAATTTCTCCGTCTATATTTGAATTCCATTTGAAAGTTTCGTCTCCGATAGTAATGTCTATCTTTCCTTTAAAATTAACAATTGATTCTTTATAAGATATAGACTCTCCATTAGTCGGAGAAATTATTTCAACTTGACGTGTAGAAGGCACGTGATTTACTACAATTGATATAGAAGTGCTTCCGATTAATACGTTATTATCATAAACTAACAAAGTAATTGTATGAACGTTTTCAGCTATATCTGCCGAATTAATTTCAAGTTCTTCTCCGTATCCTAATTCTCCGTTAATATTAGACATCCATTTAAATACTTCTGTTCCTAAAGCATTAGTAACAGAACCTTTAAACTTAATGCTGGTTATATCGTAAGTGATATTAGTTCCATCTAAAGGAGATACTATCTTTACTTCTCGGACAGGTATAGGTTCAGGATGTTTTACGGATATTGAAACACTTGCCGAAGCTAATAATGTTCCGTTTTCATAAACAGACAAAGTTATTTTGTGTGTTCCTTCCGAAAGTTGTGTTTTATCTATTTTAAAATCAAAGCCAAAACCTAAGTCACCGTCAATATTATCTGACGTCCATTGGAATATTTCTGAGCCTGAAGGTTCGCTAATTTTGCCGTTTAAAGATAAAACATCATCGCTATCCTCTATTGTAGAAATAGTTACCACACGATTCGGCTTATTGTTATCATCATCTTTAGGCGGGCAGCAATCATCATTATATGAGCAGCCCGCAATCAGCGTAAATAATACAAAAAAAATAAACATTAAACTTGATTTAATTTTCATAAAAACCTCTATCTATTTCGGTTAAAATTTAATATTAATTTCAGTGTTAAATACATGAGCGTCATATTCATTTTTAGGATTTATATCATCGCTGTTATTTATAAACTGATACTTAAAATCTAAATAATTATTTCTAATTATTTGGTAACTTGACTGAAGTGTTGCCGATTTTGTGATAGAATCCTTTTTTAAATTTTGCTTTTCAGATTCTTTTTCTTGAATTTCGGCAAGCCCGCTTAAACGAATAGTAAGATTATTAATGGGAATAAATGAAATACCAGCGCTGATGCTTGTATATTCTGCAGGGTCAGAACTGGCGTCAGACTCAGCTTCTTTTAAATATTTTGCAAAAAAATCCATAGAAAAACGTTCATCGCTTCTTGTCCAGCCAGTGCTGAATCTTCCGCCTATGCGATTCGGCATATAAGTTAAAGCTCCATACAGGCTTTCAAAATTTTCGTTTCTATATAAATATGCTATCTGCGTATTAAATCCTTTTGGCAATAAAATATTAATTCCAGCTGTAGCCGCATTTCCGTTGTTTGTTTTTTCTCCGCCGGCAGATGTGCATTCAAAATTATAGGTTAATTTAGATACAGCCCATTCTCCGAATAAGCTTACTTTGTTAATAAATGGAATAATAAACGTAAATACTGCCGACATGGTTTGTTAAAGGATAATAAGGAGGTGGCGTGTCAATAGAACAACCTTCGTCGTCATGATATACATATTGAAGGCTTAAAATAAAAGAATCCATAGAATTTGAAAGATAATATTGATAAACAGCTCTTGCGCCTAATGTATGACGTCTATATCTATCGCCTTCCACAGGTTGTTGAGACCTTGCGTAAATAGCTTTTACATTAAAATAATCACTAATATCCGCATTTAATACTCCGCCTTCAAAAGTTAATTTTTCTTCTACATCTTCAAGTAAAGAACCTCCAATAAGTCCGCCTTTTGAAGTGCATGTAGAGCATCCGCTTGAACCCCCGACTTCAGGTAAGTCTTTCGGATCAAACCGCATTAAAGTAAGTGGCGTAAAAAAAATTTCATAATATCCTAAACGAAAATCTATCCAGTTAAAAGACGCTTGGGCAAATATACTTCCATATTTATTTTCAAAATATACAGGTCCATTTAAAAGAACACTGTCATCTTCGTTAGAAAGCCGAATAAGAGCGCCTACTTTAAAATTTGAACTGATAATTGTAGAACCTTCCAAAAAGAAACGATGGCTAATGGATGAAGTTTCTTCAAGAGGTTCTCCGTAAAGTCCTCCGATTTCTGAGTCTGAAGAAGATATATGCTCTAACCTTAACTTTCCCCACCCATGAAAAACAAAATCACTTTTCTGGGACGGTAACGGCTGTAAAGCCAATATTGTTTGAGGCAGGATTAATATAAAAAAACTTAAAAAAATAAAAATTCGCTTTATAAAATTCATGATTCTGTAGCTCCTAAAATTAGGCATCCTTCAATTTTAGTTTACACTTTTAATTCTGGATTCCCGCCTTCGCGGGAATCCAGTTTAAATAAAGTGTTAACTACTTTTTATGCAATATGAAGGATGTCTAAAATTAAATATTTTTTCTTAAAAAGTGACATATCATTACTACTTTTAAATAATAAAATTTGTATCTTTAATACTTTTAGCCTTAACCAGCGGAATGATATGTCATTTAATTTCTAATCCACAAGGGCAATTCGTGAATCGCCTCTACATTTCAATAAAAAAAAATTAAATTTTTACAGTATTTCTACTGAAAATTATATACAAACACGGCAGTAAAAATAACGCAACAAAAATTCCAATACCAATTCCGCCGATAGCGCTGACAGCCATTGGTTGAAGCATATCACCTCCTTCTTCTAAATTTAAAGCTATCGGAATAAATCCAACGATAATCGCCAAAGCAATCATCATGCGAGGTCGCAACCGAATTTTAGCGGCTTGAATTACCGCATCTAACGGTTTAAAACCTTTTTGATTACGTAATTCTTCAACAAAAGTTAATAATAATACACCTTCATTAACAGTAGATGCTACTACAACTAAAAGTCCAATTAATACTGTTGCGCCTATTGATAACTTAGACAAATATATAGCGTAAATCATACCTGAAATACAAAACGGCATAGTTCCTAAAATTAAAGACGGAAGTTTAAAGCTGTTAAACTGCACAGATAACACAATAAAAGAAAAGAATATAGCAAATGCCATAATATACAAAATAGCTTGTTTCATTTCATCCATCATTTGAGCCTGACCGCCATAAGACAAGCTGTATCCTATAGGGACGTTCATTTTTTCCATAGCCGCTTTAAGAGAAGACAACGCCTGTCCTACACTTACATTCGCCGCATCTCCTCTTACAATTACTTGTTTAACTTGATCTTCTCTAATTATTTCAACAGGACCTACAGTGTGTTTTACATCAGCAATATCTCCAAGCCTTAAATATCCCCCTTGCGATGAATATAATATTAAATTTTCTATATCCTGACGATTACTAATTTTATCTTCAGGAATAATTATCCGAACATTATAAAATTCGTCTCCTTCTCTATATCGGGTAGCAATAAATCCGCTTATTAAAGAACGGATTGTTGACGCTATTTCAGATACAGAAACTCCTAATTCCGAAGCTCTGATTCTATCTACATTAACTTGATATTCTGGTTTAGTTATATCCAAAGAAACATAAACATTTGTGAATTGTTTCAATTTGTTCATAGATTCAGCAGTCTGCTTAGCTAAATCAAATAATTTTTCTAATTCCTGCCCTTTAATTTTGATTTCAATATCAGCTTCGCCTAATTTACGAAGACCTTTCATTTTAGTTTGCATAACCATGATTTTACCGCCGGGCGCTTGAATTTTCCCAACAATAGAGCGAAGTTTATTAATATATTCTTTAGTGCTTAATTTACGGGCAAGTCGAGGCATAAGCTGAATATTTATTTCTCCTTCATTAGCTATTTCATACGTGTAAAGCCCCCACACTTTGCCGCCAGATAATGTAAAATAGCTTTCAATTATAGATTCTCCTTCAAGCTTAGATTCAACCTCTGACAAAATTCTATCAGTTTCATAAACAGAACTGCCGGTAGAAAGCTTTAATTTTATCATTATTCTGCCGTCATCTATTTGAGGTAGAAACTCGCTGTTTAATTTCGGAACTAAATAAATAGAAGCCGTTAATATAAAAATAAAAACAGCCACAACAATCCATCTAAGTTTAATAGCCCATGTAAGTATCCATCCATATCCATCGGCTATATGTTCAAAAAATCGTTCAAAAAGACTTTTCTTTATAGGCAGATTTTTAGGGTTTCCTGTAAAAATTGCCGCAAACATAGGTGTTACTGTAATAGCTACACAAAGACTTATAAGAACAATACCGGCAATTACTAAAATAAGCTCACG
This genomic window from Desulfobacterales bacterium contains:
- a CDS encoding DUF1573 domain-containing protein yields the protein MKTQFFLTISIAIIVLTLPVFAENSETAKVPIAFLAESIYDFGSAIEGSEVKHEFILRNNGNAPLAIERMKSSCGCTAASGVREIQPGSEEKITVTFSTRGYKDRVKQVVNIITNDKNQPNLSVSITGIVEQLMDVNPQRITLFGKVGEKIKAEIKITPMEKYNAKIRGVTLKEGEFLKYHLEEQKNENKTVYTLTIENTKKEAGRYFDTITIETDNPIKKDVVISVFGNIREQ
- a CDS encoding DoxX family membrane protein encodes the protein MLFCRLFLAGVFIYASIDKIIHPTAFSKAVFNYQILPDVLINFTAITLPWVELVLGILLIFNIWMPGTIFISTGLLMIFITAIIFNLARGLDINCGCFSTSADDPMSALTMLRDFSFIIPAFFLLFITFKSKSLNQ
- a CDS encoding efflux RND transporter permease subunit, with the translated sequence MNITRIAVKRKISTSVIVIALMVLGIYGFVQLPVNFLPDITYPMIRIHVWWRGATPDEIITNIAEPIERQMATVDGLDSLESSSIEGMYTLVSNFRYGVNVDTAYQDAFAAMARVARQLPKDIDPPIIIKADPSQLPVVQLTISSEQWDMVKLRTWVDNWLQEEIISVQGVAGTEIVGGLKREIRVQLDIKALEKYKLSLPLIIKRLQDENIDQFAGRVISGKREFIVRTKGEYKSLDEIRSIIITSDDKSAIYLRDIANVSDTHEEIRVITRLGAKPCIKLSILKQADANTVEVALAVSRKIKEINQSIPKGIVIGIVENQADYVLPALMGVRNAALEATILVILIIYLFLGSFRQVLVMLMSLPLTLLLNFGLMKLAGFSLNIFSLGGLVVAIGVVLDNSIVVLENITRLQHNNPEKIKNDDVIISGTDEVRSAILAATVSFCALFFPFLLVPGLTSLLFRELILVIAGIVLISLCVAITVTPMFAAIFTGNPKNLPIKKSLFERFFEHIADGYGWILTWAIKLRWIVVAVFIFILTASIYLVPKLNSEFLPQIDDGRIMIKLKLSTGSSVYETDRILSEVESKLEGESIIESYFTLSGGKVWGLYTYEIANEGEINIQLMPRLARKLSTKEYINKLRSIVGKIQAPGGKIMVMQTKMKGLRKLGEADIEIKIKGQELEKLFDLAKQTAESMNKLKQFTNVYVSLDITKPEYQVNVDRIRASELGVSVSEIASTIRSLISGFIATRYREGDEFYNVRIIIPEDKISNRQDIENLILYSSQGGYLRLGDIADVKHTVGPVEIIREDQVKQVIVRGDAANVSVGQALSSLKAAMEKMNVPIGYSLSYGGQAQMMDEMKQAILYIMAFAIFFSFIVLSVQFNSFKLPSLILGTMPFCISGMIYAIYLSKLSIGATVLIGLLVVVASTVNEGVLLLTFVEELRNQKGFKPLDAVIQAAKIRLRPRMMIALAIIVGFIPIALNLEEGGDMLQPMAVSAIGGIGIGIFVALFLLPCLYIIFSRNTVKI